In Paenibacillus phoenicis, one genomic interval encodes:
- a CDS encoding DUF4190 domain-containing protein has translation MDQRPSETSYSYSTFNQFPPPPPPTPPKTNGKSIASLVLGILSIVIPYVGFILGIVAIVFASLSFKEIKRKGEQGKGLSIAGLVCGIIGTALYGIIIVIAIIAVLVFASSPDIYGTF, from the coding sequence ATGGATCAACGTCCGTCTGAAACATCTTATTCGTATTCCACGTTTAACCAATTTCCGCCGCCACCACCGCCGACGCCGCCCAAAACAAACGGCAAATCCATCGCATCGTTGGTGCTGGGCATTCTCTCGATCGTCATTCCGTATGTCGGCTTTATTTTGGGGATCGTTGCGATTGTGTTCGCCAGCTTGTCGTTTAAGGAGATCAAACGGAAGGGCGAGCAGGGCAAGGGACTTAGCATCGCGGGTCTCGTTTGCGGTATCATCGGTACGGCACTGTACGGTATCATTATTGTGATTGCCATTATTGCGGTATTGGTCTTTGCTTCATCGCCAGACATCTACGGCACGTTTTAA
- a CDS encoding Tex family protein, translated as MTQTETNGTEVQSMADAGEQERIFAQIAKELGLSLKQVRTTIGLLDEGNTIPFIARYRKEMTGELDENQLRNIEERTQYLRNLEERKREVVRIIDEQGKLTDELAAAIAKAVKLQEVEDLYRPFRQKRKTRASVAKEKGLEPLAEWLLSQPKQGDPLTEAVKFTQAAGMEGGVETAEEALQGAMDIVAEQVADEAPTRAWVRKYTMDHGMMVSEAKSPEEESVYEMYYNYREPAKKMPPHRILAMNRGERENVLKVSLEVDAEAICRHIAGQVIRGRSATEDVLCAAIEDAYKRLIAPSIEREVRGELTEKAEAQAISIFAGNLRSLLLQPPVRGKTVLGVDPAYRTGCKLAVVDDTGKLLEVAVTYPTPPNNKKKEAAIKFHELIDKYGIELIVIGNGTASRETEQFVAEVIAERKGKDRELAYLIVNEAGASVYSASKLAQEEFPDLDVAERSAVSIARRVQDPLAELVKIEPKAIGVGQYQHDVSQKHLDESLKNVVESAVNHVGVDVNTASPALLSYVSGVNATIAKNIVKFREENGRFKSRKQLQKVPRLGAKTFEQCVGFLRIDGGENPLDKTPIHPESYDVVHRLFAELGVSMDQLGSKELNEKLAALNPDELAPRLEVGVPTLRDILESLQRPGRDPREELPPPIFRTDVLKIEDLVPGMELQGTVRNVIDFGAFVDIGIKNDGLVHISQLSNGYVKHPMDVVSVGDNVTVWVLNVDVKKGRVGLTMRGPSEVKAQ; from the coding sequence ATGACGCAAACGGAGACGAACGGAACAGAGGTGCAAAGTATGGCCGATGCGGGGGAACAGGAGCGGATCTTCGCCCAGATCGCGAAGGAGCTGGGACTCTCCCTGAAGCAGGTGCGAACAACGATCGGGCTGCTGGATGAGGGCAATACAATTCCGTTTATCGCCCGTTACCGGAAGGAAATGACCGGGGAGCTGGATGAAAACCAGCTGCGCAATATTGAAGAGCGGACGCAATACCTCCGCAACCTGGAGGAACGGAAACGGGAAGTCGTCCGGATCATCGACGAGCAGGGCAAGCTGACGGACGAGTTGGCGGCCGCGATCGCGAAGGCGGTGAAGCTGCAGGAAGTAGAGGACTTGTATCGACCCTTCCGGCAAAAACGCAAAACCCGCGCGAGCGTAGCGAAGGAAAAGGGTCTGGAGCCGCTGGCGGAGTGGCTGTTGTCGCAGCCGAAGCAAGGCGATCCACTCACGGAAGCCGTGAAGTTCACCCAGGCTGCCGGGATGGAAGGAGGCGTAGAAACGGCCGAGGAGGCGCTGCAAGGGGCGATGGATATCGTCGCCGAGCAGGTGGCGGATGAAGCGCCGACCCGGGCTTGGGTCCGGAAATATACGATGGACCACGGAATGATGGTGTCCGAAGCGAAGTCACCGGAAGAGGAATCCGTCTACGAAATGTACTACAACTATCGGGAACCGGCCAAAAAAATGCCGCCCCACCGCATCCTCGCCATGAACCGCGGCGAGCGGGAGAACGTGCTGAAGGTGTCGCTGGAGGTGGACGCCGAGGCGATCTGCCGCCACATCGCCGGCCAGGTGATCCGCGGACGTTCCGCAACGGAGGACGTGCTGTGCGCGGCGATCGAGGATGCTTATAAACGCTTGATCGCCCCGTCGATCGAGCGGGAGGTGCGCGGCGAGTTGACGGAAAAAGCCGAAGCCCAGGCGATTTCGATCTTCGCCGGCAATTTGCGCAGCTTGCTGCTGCAGCCGCCGGTACGCGGCAAAACGGTGCTTGGCGTTGACCCGGCCTACCGCACCGGCTGCAAGCTCGCCGTTGTTGACGACACCGGCAAGCTGCTGGAGGTGGCGGTCACCTACCCGACGCCGCCAAACAACAAGAAAAAGGAAGCGGCAATCAAGTTCCACGAGCTGATCGACAAATACGGGATCGAGCTGATCGTGATCGGCAACGGTACGGCCTCGCGGGAGACGGAGCAATTTGTCGCCGAGGTCATCGCCGAGCGCAAGGGCAAGGACCGCGAGCTGGCGTATCTGATCGTCAACGAGGCGGGCGCCAGCGTGTATTCGGCCTCCAAGCTGGCGCAGGAGGAATTTCCGGATTTGGACGTGGCGGAGCGAAGCGCCGTATCCATTGCACGGCGGGTGCAGGACCCGTTGGCGGAGCTGGTTAAAATCGAGCCGAAGGCGATTGGCGTTGGTCAATACCAGCACGACGTGTCGCAGAAGCATCTCGACGAAAGTTTAAAGAACGTGGTAGAGTCGGCGGTAAACCATGTTGGTGTGGACGTCAATACCGCTTCGCCGGCGCTCTTGTCCTACGTATCTGGGGTTAATGCGACGATTGCGAAGAATATCGTTAAGTTCCGCGAGGAGAACGGACGCTTCAAGAGCCGCAAGCAGCTGCAAAAAGTACCGCGACTTGGCGCCAAAACTTTCGAGCAGTGCGTAGGCTTCCTGCGGATCGACGGCGGCGAGAATCCGCTGGACAAGACGCCGATCCACCCGGAATCTTATGACGTGGTGCACCGATTGTTTGCCGAGCTGGGGGTATCGATGGATCAGCTGGGCTCCAAAGAGCTGAATGAGAAGCTGGCTGCGTTGAATCCGGACGAACTGGCGCCTCGCCTCGAGGTGGGCGTTCCAACGCTGCGCGACATTCTCGAAAGTCTGCAGCGCCCGGGGCGTGACCCTCGCGAGGAGCTGCCGCCGCCAATCTTCCGCACCGATGTACTGAAGATCGAGGACTTGGTGCCCGGCATGGAACTGCAGGGGACGGTGCGCAACGTCATCGATTTTGGGGCTTTTGTTGATATTGGCATCAAAAACGACGGGCTCGTACACATCTCCCAACTGAGCAACGGGTACGTCAAGCATCCGATGGACGTCGTCTCGGTCGGCGACAATGTCACCGTCTGGGTGCTGAACGTGGACGTGAAGAAAGGCCGGGTTGGTTTGACGATGCGGGGGCCTTCTGAGGTAAAGGCACAGTAA
- the cmpA gene encoding cortex morphogenetic protein CmpA: protein MPNWLSNQIMHAFNKRDRRQIRLLNDCWFFYYSRQKKQTETTNHMQ from the coding sequence TTGCCAAACTGGCTTAGCAATCAGATCATGCATGCCTTTAACAAGAGAGATCGCCGTCAAATTCGGCTGTTAAACGATTGTTGGTTTTTTTATTATAGCCGCCAAAAAAAACAGACCGAAACCACCAACCACATGCAATAG
- a CDS encoding SprT family protein, which produces MTDEQLQAWIEQISLRSFGVPFRHKARFNSRLRTTGGRYFMKTHHIEINPAQLAAYGEEEVERIIKHELCHYHLHLAGRGYRHRDADFKALLQKVGGSRYCNALPGAKQRKTLPQRYKLVCADCGMTYLRKRRVDPSRYRCGRCAGKLQLYALSGG; this is translated from the coding sequence ATGACGGATGAGCAGCTGCAAGCCTGGATCGAGCAAATCTCGCTGCGTTCCTTCGGCGTGCCTTTCCGGCATAAGGCCCGTTTTAACAGCAGGTTAAGAACAACCGGAGGGCGTTATTTTATGAAAACCCATCATATCGAGATCAATCCCGCCCAACTGGCCGCCTATGGGGAAGAGGAAGTCGAGCGTATCATCAAACATGAATTGTGTCACTATCATCTTCATCTGGCGGGACGAGGATACCGGCATCGCGACGCGGACTTTAAGGCCCTGCTCCAAAAAGTTGGCGGCAGCCGTTACTGCAACGCCTTGCCCGGGGCAAAACAGCGCAAAACCTTGCCGCAACGCTATAAGCTGGTATGCGCCGATTGCGGGATGACGTATCTGCGTAAACGTCGAGTAGACCCAAGCCGCTACCGCTGCGGCCGATGTGCGGGGAAACTGCAGCTCTATGCATTATCCGGCGGTTAA
- a CDS encoding ArsR/SmtB family transcription factor, whose translation MDNVKELKTLEDIRIYSDPYRLQILDTFKQLNRPATMKEVADKMGEVPAKVYYHAKKLESIGLLQLVDTKIINGITAKYYEPYEGAIQIKKSYFDDSMRQVALTETEKLLSNLYDESKKRFLKASRSQTSSGQLTTDHVYLTPQEAKEFQDWVTAFLKQHQTKTSEESTMYEIFLTVSKSIDSED comes from the coding sequence GTGGACAATGTGAAGGAATTAAAAACCCTGGAGGACATTCGGATCTATTCTGACCCGTATCGCCTTCAAATCCTGGATACATTTAAGCAATTAAATCGTCCGGCAACGATGAAGGAAGTGGCAGATAAGATGGGGGAAGTTCCAGCCAAGGTCTATTATCACGCCAAAAAACTGGAGAGCATCGGCCTGCTGCAGCTCGTGGACACGAAGATCATCAACGGCATTACGGCGAAGTACTATGAGCCCTATGAGGGGGCTATTCAGATTAAGAAGAGTTATTTTGATGATTCCATGAGGCAGGTTGCTTTGACAGAAACCGAGAAGCTGCTAAGCAATTTATATGATGAAAGCAAAAAGCGGTTTTTGAAAGCATCCCGCTCGCAAACGTCTTCCGGGCAATTGACCACCGATCACGTGTATCTGACCCCGCAGGAGGCGAAGGAATTTCAGGACTGGGTCACGGCGTTTCTCAAGCAGCACCAGACCAAAACGTCGGAGGAAAGTACGATGTACGAGATCTTTTTAACCGTATCGAAAAGCATAGATTCAGAGGATTAA
- a CDS encoding MFS transporter has product MSQEVRVKSQPLIRFGELAAYKPFMYLLLARVISRFGDSIDSIAYSWMVYRLTGSTLMMGTLFALNFIPNIAFSFFAGTLVDRWSKKKVAAFTYLGRGLIVCFTAFLYWQGWLAPWHLYMLTFLTSTLECFASPAELALVPQLLPKEKLLSGNSFSTSASRAAELAGMATVGGIIATLGISAAILIDGITFTLAAGFILLIRNTSPNANPTSPAPHLKAAQPDNSFVQELKAGLKYLVSNKLLITIVMAAAFVNFCLSPFNVLNAVYVDEILGSGPAGLSLMGFSLICGTIVSGLWIGKKGSAYKKSRLILTGYLLLGANYALMYLPAVIPVQPLVLAALFSFGMGLSVSLCNTPSTTYFMESVPKELLGRVGALYSMVCTCAIPAGSALAGLIGEWMPVHLLYVSFGCLLLIPILLLLKQRSFMEI; this is encoded by the coding sequence ATGTCTCAAGAAGTGCGCGTCAAAAGCCAGCCGTTGATCCGGTTCGGTGAGCTGGCAGCTTATAAACCGTTTATGTACCTTTTGCTCGCTCGTGTAATTTCCCGTTTTGGCGATTCCATTGACTCGATTGCTTACAGCTGGATGGTATACAGACTGACCGGCTCCACACTGATGATGGGCACCTTGTTCGCACTCAATTTCATCCCTAACATCGCCTTCAGCTTTTTCGCGGGAACACTGGTGGATCGCTGGTCCAAGAAAAAGGTCGCGGCGTTCACCTATCTGGGACGCGGCCTCATCGTCTGCTTCACGGCCTTCCTCTATTGGCAAGGCTGGCTCGCCCCCTGGCATCTCTATATGCTGACCTTTCTGACCTCCACGCTGGAATGCTTTGCCTCTCCTGCCGAGCTGGCTTTGGTTCCCCAACTGCTGCCCAAGGAAAAGCTGCTCAGCGGCAATTCCTTCAGCACCTCCGCTTCGCGGGCGGCTGAATTAGCGGGCATGGCCACCGTCGGCGGCATTATTGCAACTTTGGGCATCTCCGCTGCAATTTTGATTGACGGAATTACGTTCACCCTTGCGGCCGGCTTCATCCTGCTGATCCGTAACACCAGCCCAAACGCCAACCCAACTTCGCCTGCACCTCACCTCAAAGCTGCACAACCAGATAACTCCTTTGTTCAAGAACTTAAAGCAGGGTTAAAATATCTCGTATCCAATAAGCTACTGATAACCATCGTGATGGCTGCGGCATTCGTGAACTTCTGCTTATCCCCGTTTAACGTCCTAAACGCCGTCTATGTTGATGAAATTTTAGGTTCAGGTCCTGCCGGCCTAAGCTTGATGGGGTTTAGCTTAATCTGCGGGACTATTGTCAGCGGATTATGGATTGGCAAGAAAGGCTCCGCCTACAAAAAAAGCCGGCTCATCCTCACCGGTTACCTGCTGCTTGGAGCCAACTATGCGCTGATGTACCTGCCTGCAGTCATTCCGGTTCAACCGCTTGTTTTGGCTGCGTTATTTTCCTTTGGCATGGGACTTTCCGTCTCATTGTGCAACACCCCATCCACGACCTACTTTATGGAAAGTGTCCCCAAGGAACTGCTTGGCCGCGTCGGAGCGTTATACTCGATGGTCTGCACCTGCGCGATCCCTGCGGGCAGTGCGCTGGCCGGGTTGATAGGGGAATGGATGCCCGTCCATCTCCTGTATGTGAGCTTTGGGTGCCTCCTGCTCATCCCGATACTGCTATTGTTGAAGCAGCGAAGCTTTATGGAAATTTGA
- a CDS encoding Cof-type HAD-IIB family hydrolase, translating to MKLIAVDLDGTLLTSNSRPSSQGLDAISHAVDQGHTVTLCTGRASFDARHLTGELSIPIIASNGAEVFDREGKLLRETPIHPDAAAEAVRYLLKQDVYFEIFCPEAIYSPSNGEQKLLAEMDMLVSANPEVDRDRLWESAKIQFVQFGFKGIDHPLQLIEQERPVYKLLVFTYNEDKLDEITQHFNGQPQVQTTSSAKHIVEVIAKETDKGNALQFLAGHLGVDLTNTVVIGDSYNDISMFQVAGTKIAMGNAVDEIKRLATSVTRTNDEHGVAYAIRTLLEI from the coding sequence ATGAAACTGATCGCTGTAGATCTGGACGGAACGCTGCTTACCTCGAACAGCCGCCCGAGCTCCCAAGGCTTGGACGCCATTTCACATGCCGTGGACCAGGGGCATACCGTAACGCTTTGTACCGGTAGAGCAAGCTTTGACGCCAGACATTTAACCGGGGAGCTGTCCATCCCCATTATCGCATCCAATGGCGCGGAGGTTTTCGACCGGGAAGGAAAGCTGCTGCGGGAAACGCCAATTCACCCGGACGCTGCCGCGGAAGCCGTTCGTTATTTGCTGAAACAGGACGTCTATTTCGAAATCTTTTGTCCGGAAGCCATCTATTCCCCTTCAAACGGCGAGCAAAAGCTGCTGGCTGAAATGGATATGCTGGTCAGCGCAAATCCAGAGGTCGATCGGGACCGGTTGTGGGAGAGCGCCAAAATCCAATTCGTTCAATTTGGTTTCAAGGGAATCGACCATCCGCTGCAGCTAATAGAGCAAGAGCGGCCTGTGTATAAGCTTTTGGTGTTTACCTATAACGAAGACAAACTCGACGAAATCACGCAGCATTTTAACGGCCAGCCGCAGGTGCAAACGACCTCCTCTGCCAAGCATATCGTAGAGGTCATCGCGAAGGAAACCGACAAAGGTAACGCTTTGCAATTTCTCGCCGGTCATTTGGGAGTGGATTTGACCAATACCGTCGTGATTGGCGACAGCTACAATGATATATCCATGTTTCAAGTCGCAGGAACCAAAATTGCCATGGGAAATGCCGTAGATGAAATCAAGCGCCTGGCCACATCGGTCACCCGAACCAATGACGAACATGGAGTGGCTTATGCGATTCGTACCTTACTCGAAATCTAG
- a CDS encoding AzlD domain-containing protein, with amino-acid sequence MATQLWIIVLIGAGTYLLRAGSLVLGSRIRWSDSTKEWLAYVSPAVLGALIGPLLLLEDGKWIPLSDNLMLFAAIPTMIIAWWSRRLLLTVTAGVLFYAGFHAWIG; translated from the coding sequence GTGGCAACTCAGCTTTGGATAATTGTTCTGATTGGAGCAGGAACCTATTTATTACGGGCAGGTTCCTTGGTATTAGGCAGCCGGATCCGATGGTCCGATTCTACGAAGGAATGGCTGGCGTACGTGTCGCCTGCCGTGCTTGGCGCGCTGATCGGGCCGCTGCTGCTGCTCGAAGATGGAAAGTGGATTCCGCTCTCGGATAACCTGATGCTGTTTGCCGCTATTCCTACGATGATCATCGCCTGGTGGTCACGCCGTCTTCTGTTAACAGTAACCGCCGGCGTGCTGTTTTATGCTGGTTTTCACGCTTGGATTGGCTAA
- a CDS encoding AzlC family ABC transporter permease translates to MNRSKRSEEIQKALRDAFPIMLAYFPLSMTYGVLAAAGGLPGGMAVFSSVWIFSGGAQFMLLGMLASAAAPVTIVTTLLLLNMRHVLYGATMGPYLATWRESPKWLAAIGLTDEGFAVTSSRAAQGEPISPSYYITFALAIYGSWIAGTAAGTGLGSFVTAELAEVLTFALPALFIALLAGGERTLPFLAAAGCGAVLATLAGMLQLGGIGLIAGGLAGATLGQQLSRILSRRSKAARDKAERAIR, encoded by the coding sequence ATGAACCGGTCGAAACGAAGTGAAGAGATTCAAAAGGCGCTGCGGGATGCGTTTCCGATTATGCTGGCTTATTTTCCATTGTCCATGACTTATGGTGTGCTTGCTGCGGCGGGAGGATTGCCCGGGGGAATGGCCGTATTCAGTTCGGTATGGATCTTCTCGGGAGGGGCCCAGTTTATGCTGCTAGGCATGTTAGCATCCGCTGCGGCTCCCGTGACGATCGTAACGACACTGCTGCTGTTAAACATGCGTCATGTCCTTTATGGGGCAACGATGGGGCCTTACCTGGCGACATGGCGGGAGTCCCCGAAATGGCTGGCAGCGATCGGCCTAACCGACGAAGGGTTCGCGGTCACTTCCAGCCGGGCAGCCCAAGGGGAGCCCATTTCGCCTTCTTATTATATAACTTTTGCGCTGGCGATTTATGGATCGTGGATTGCCGGTACAGCGGCAGGCACCGGATTGGGGAGTTTCGTCACCGCAGAGCTGGCTGAAGTCTTAACTTTTGCGCTGCCGGCGCTCTTTATCGCCTTGCTTGCCGGGGGCGAGCGTACTTTGCCATTCCTGGCCGCAGCCGGCTGCGGGGCAGTGCTCGCCACTTTGGCAGGGATGCTTCAGCTTGGGGGGATCGGCCTGATCGCCGGAGGTTTGGCCGGCGCTACACTTGGGCAGCAGCTCAGCCGAATCCTATCACGGCGTTCGAAGGCCGCCCGGGACAAAGCTGAACGTGCGATTCGCTAA
- a CDS encoding PAS domain-containing protein: MKQLKYVYNKVKCWNYVYILTQRRQVLNRSEDCPQFHDRSVPAMNDNPQWKAPYHSLNQSVAIIEPNGTIISVNRTWANRAAFLGVAPGWARPGLNVFQFFQHGPHDHTYFNPHLLLEQFSKILSGETERFEFEFKAPTKDAELWFLAELTPYAEENPFSPQGIVITCTNITRLKRLQLQIQHELAHIRTLRGLLPICAVCKKIKDEDNMWCTTEAYLIKHTHAEFTHDICPDCIRALYPKYSSNLDLPPKQE, translated from the coding sequence GTGAAACAACTTAAATACGTTTATAATAAAGTGAAATGCTGGAACTATGTCTATATCTTAACACAGCGCCGGCAAGTACTTAATAGGTCGGAAGACTGCCCTCAGTTTCATGACAGGAGCGTACCCGCCATGAATGACAATCCCCAATGGAAGGCACCCTATCATTCTTTGAATCAGAGCGTTGCAATCATAGAACCAAATGGAACGATCATCTCTGTCAACCGAACTTGGGCCAACCGAGCCGCCTTTTTGGGCGTTGCTCCGGGCTGGGCACGGCCCGGATTAAATGTTTTTCAGTTTTTTCAGCATGGGCCGCATGATCATACTTATTTTAACCCCCATCTGCTGTTGGAGCAATTTTCGAAAATCTTAAGCGGGGAAACCGAGAGGTTTGAATTTGAATTCAAGGCCCCTACCAAAGATGCTGAGTTATGGTTTCTTGCCGAATTAACCCCATATGCGGAAGAAAACCCCTTTTCGCCTCAAGGCATCGTGATCACCTGTACCAACATCACCCGGCTGAAGCGTCTGCAACTTCAAATCCAGCATGAACTCGCACATATCCGCACGCTCCGGGGACTGCTTCCCATTTGTGCCGTATGTAAGAAGATCAAGGATGAAGACAACATGTGGTGCACCACCGAAGCTTACTTGATCAAGCATACGCACGCGGAATTTACGCACGACATTTGTCCTGATTGCATCCGGGCATTATATCCCAAATATTCCTCAAATCTGGACTTGCCGCCCAAGCAAGAATAA
- a CDS encoding helix-turn-helix domain-containing protein has translation MTKKAFCLELGISTGNFGDWKRGKSTPSTNKLIEIAAFFDVSLDWLMTGKEKQAEYVQDQRTEYISTDKDWISFIGTLTEAERAFVREYIEFVRYRRRKSGRMDK, from the coding sequence ATGACGAAAAAGGCGTTTTGCCTCGAATTGGGGATCAGTACCGGGAACTTCGGGGATTGGAAGCGGGGAAAGTCCACGCCAAGTACAAATAAATTGATTGAGATCGCTGCTTTCTTCGATGTCAGCCTGGACTGGCTCATGACTGGAAAAGAGAAACAGGCGGAATACGTGCAGGACCAAAGAACGGAATATATCTCCACCGATAAAGACTGGATTTCGTTCATCGGCACGTTAACCGAAGCCGAGCGAGCTTTCGTTCGGGAATATATCGAGTTTGTTCGTTACCGGAGGCGAAAGTCCGGCCGGATGGACAAATAA
- a CDS encoding thiol-disulfide oxidoreductase DCC family protein: MSGQPDERNEHVILFDGVCHLCQGAVKFIIKRDPAGRFRFASLQSQAGSRLLQAAGAHEESLDSVVLIERGTYYIRSDAALRIARGLRYLWPLLYALIVVPKGIRDAVYQFIAKHRYRWFGKDETCLVPTRELKERFLEDG; encoded by the coding sequence ATGTCAGGTCAACCGGATGAACGGAATGAGCATGTGATCTTATTTGACGGCGTCTGCCATTTATGCCAAGGAGCGGTCAAGTTTATCATTAAGCGTGACCCGGCTGGGCGGTTCCGCTTTGCCTCTTTGCAGTCACAGGCCGGGAGCCGGCTGCTGCAAGCTGCAGGAGCGCATGAGGAATCATTGGACAGCGTCGTGTTGATTGAACGCGGAACCTATTATATCCGCTCAGATGCGGCTCTGCGCATTGCTAGAGGCTTACGGTACCTCTGGCCCCTGCTGTACGCGCTGATCGTCGTCCCGAAGGGGATTCGGGATGCAGTCTATCAATTCATCGCCAAACATCGTTACCGTTGGTTTGGAAAGGACGAAACCTGCCTCGTGCCGACCCGGGAGCTGAAGGAGCGGTTTTTGGAGGATGGGTAG
- a CDS encoding nucleotide-binding protein yields the protein MLFLFSFSLKEGIKIPIKLVLAVQEEEYIEPFLQYVHASEFDRRLVVIAFSRKEAFAQYMLESGGEIDAVLGDPAFLEAAEAMKRPGLYFIELGEGGGSQHSGSLRVDKYQSLHQLLSAVIELVQGGSGKEVRIGGKPLVIGVYSTVGGCGKTTVALHLARQLATEGGKVFYLNLETIGSEPPFAGQSSKEGKPGLARLLYDLKAAEDRREPPRFPISAYAYRHPVLQGDTLAPPDNLNELLEMERKDTMELIEYIAGSGLYDSVIVDMDSFPDGRTEAVLERADRVVWIVTDDWGVMRKTGGWLTHLERTRPDFYRSLLKKTRFTLNRHTGKQLTDLPRPEMKLKATLSYIPAWSQGSRQGELLHSPLYQRDMIRLCRELQGEEPSFAGAGGIHDGGSGLHGPA from the coding sequence GTGCTTTTTTTGTTCTCGTTTTCCTTGAAGGAGGGGATTAAGATTCCAATCAAATTGGTGCTGGCCGTGCAAGAGGAGGAGTATATCGAACCATTTTTACAGTATGTACATGCGAGCGAGTTCGATCGGCGTTTGGTGGTGATCGCGTTTAGCCGGAAGGAGGCGTTTGCCCAATATATGCTGGAATCCGGCGGAGAGATCGATGCGGTGTTGGGTGACCCGGCATTCCTTGAGGCGGCGGAAGCCATGAAGCGCCCCGGGCTTTACTTCATTGAACTGGGTGAAGGCGGCGGATCACAGCATTCCGGTAGCTTACGCGTCGACAAGTATCAATCGTTGCATCAGCTGCTTTCTGCGGTGATCGAGCTCGTTCAGGGAGGCTCGGGCAAGGAGGTGCGCATCGGCGGGAAGCCTTTGGTCATTGGGGTTTATTCGACCGTAGGAGGCTGCGGCAAGACAACGGTGGCCCTGCATTTAGCCCGACAGCTGGCGACTGAAGGGGGAAAGGTGTTTTACCTGAACCTGGAGACGATTGGCAGCGAACCGCCGTTTGCCGGGCAGAGCTCAAAGGAGGGGAAGCCTGGATTGGCCCGGCTGCTGTACGACTTGAAGGCCGCGGAGGATCGGCGGGAACCGCCCCGTTTCCCGATTTCTGCGTATGCCTACAGGCATCCCGTACTGCAAGGGGATACGCTGGCTCCGCCGGATAATCTGAATGAGCTGCTGGAAATGGAGCGCAAAGATACGATGGAGTTAATCGAGTACATCGCCGGCAGCGGCTTGTACGATTCGGTGATCGTGGATATGGACTCCTTTCCGGATGGCCGTACGGAAGCGGTACTGGAGCGGGCGGATCGCGTCGTTTGGATCGTTACGGATGACTGGGGAGTGATGCGTAAAACCGGGGGATGGCTGACCCATCTGGAGCGCACTCGGCCGGATTTTTACCGGTCGCTTCTGAAGAAAACTCGCTTTACGCTGAATCGGCATACAGGCAAGCAGTTGACTGATTTGCCGCGGCCGGAGATGAAATTAAAGGCCACGTTATCGTATATTCCGGCCTGGAGTCAGGGCAGCCGTCAAGGGGAATTGCTGCATTCGCCGCTGTATCAACGCGATATGATTCGGCTTTGCCGCGAGCTCCAGGGCGAGGAACCGTCATTCGCTGGTGCGGGAGGGATCCATGATGGAGGAAGCGGACTTCACGGCCCTGCGTAA